In the Polyangiaceae bacterium genome, one interval contains:
- a CDS encoding AarF/ABC1/UbiB kinase family protein gives MSKDRKVPQGRLGRLARLARVGARSGAAMLTGGGAESAARQAAEVLGNLRGLAAKVGQMASYVDGVVPEAHREAYEGALAQLRAAAPQSSADEIQGVIEDDLGAPIAELFSEWEREPFASASIGQVHRARLNDGREVAVKVQHPGIDRAVEADLSNASVVSHLVGAAGPKTMDTVRIFEEIRTRFREELDYELEAQRQEEFRTLHAGDDKIRIPQVVPERCSRRVLTSELCHGTSLEDAAAESEPARRAHAETLWRFVFKGNLVGGAFNADPHPGNYLFGPDGTVTFLDFGCIQPIEGKRLDDARQLHLAALAGEEQAFAERCKILLETRGGAYERAAIDYSRKCFEPLFSPPFRITRPYVTELVEGVRAMKSLLFQKDGNVVPLPEGMVFINRLQFGFYSVLARLDVEADYARVERDFLRAAGLDRA, from the coding sequence GTGAGCAAGGATCGGAAGGTGCCTCAGGGCCGCTTGGGGCGGCTGGCGCGCCTGGCGCGCGTCGGGGCGCGAAGCGGCGCGGCCATGCTCACCGGTGGCGGTGCGGAAAGCGCCGCGCGGCAGGCGGCGGAAGTGTTGGGCAATCTTCGCGGCCTGGCTGCCAAGGTGGGTCAGATGGCGAGCTACGTCGACGGCGTGGTGCCCGAAGCGCACCGCGAAGCCTACGAGGGAGCGTTGGCTCAGCTCCGCGCCGCAGCTCCGCAATCCAGTGCCGACGAGATCCAGGGCGTGATCGAAGACGACTTGGGCGCGCCCATCGCGGAACTTTTCTCGGAGTGGGAGCGCGAGCCCTTCGCCAGCGCGTCCATCGGGCAGGTTCACCGAGCGCGCCTGAACGACGGTCGTGAGGTCGCAGTCAAGGTGCAGCACCCGGGCATCGATCGCGCGGTGGAGGCGGACCTCTCCAACGCTTCCGTGGTGAGTCATTTGGTGGGAGCCGCAGGCCCGAAGACCATGGACACCGTGCGGATCTTCGAGGAGATCCGCACGCGCTTTCGCGAGGAACTGGACTACGAGCTCGAGGCCCAGCGCCAGGAGGAGTTCCGCACGCTGCACGCCGGCGACGACAAGATCCGCATTCCGCAAGTCGTGCCCGAACGCTGCAGTCGACGTGTTTTGACGAGTGAGCTTTGCCACGGAACCAGCCTGGAAGATGCCGCAGCGGAGAGCGAGCCGGCGCGACGCGCGCACGCAGAAACCCTTTGGCGATTCGTGTTCAAGGGCAACTTGGTCGGCGGGGCCTTCAACGCCGATCCGCATCCAGGCAACTATCTGTTCGGCCCCGACGGAACGGTCACCTTCTTGGACTTCGGCTGCATCCAACCGATCGAAGGCAAGCGCCTCGACGACGCGCGCCAGCTGCACTTGGCCGCCCTGGCCGGCGAAGAGCAGGCCTTTGCCGAGCGCTGCAAGATCTTGCTCGAGACTCGAGGCGGAGCCTACGAACGCGCCGCCATCGACTACTCACGCAAGTGCTTCGAGCCACTCTTCTCGCCGCCGTTTCGCATCACGCGCCCCTACGTGACGGAGTTGGTGGAGGGCGTGCGTGCGATGAAGTCACTCCTGTTTCAGAAAGACGGCAATGTCGTGCCGCTGCCCGAGGGGATGGTGTTCATCAATCGGCTGCAGTTCGGCTTCTATTCGGTGCTCGCGCGCTTGGATGTGGAGGCTGACTATGCGCGCGTGGAGCGCGACTTCCTTCGGGCAGCGGGCCTCGATCGGGCCTGA
- a CDS encoding DUF1592 domain-containing protein has product MGALLDGGQVGYHPGVANLRRLLVGLTLSGCVGLIDDPPSGGSTGPGTDPGDPRLEARVWRLTDAQYNREIQRFFPGAPVVDVPDGASEYGLTNIASTARIDLGNASLFHEAARTIGTWVADQGAPTARCQTFGTPACVDTFMDWFPEAAFRRPPTPAERAELRAVYDELEPKYGADWAFAALVRGVLLSPQFLYRYEIGPSGKGIVKLDDYEIASLISFSLTDGAPDQELLDAAKAGTLRDASVREKHARRLMGRTGPVWQRFFWEWLKMSTLQSQGTETQLDPNLVAGLEEESRTFIQKVIVDNAGTLGDLLTSTTSWGNSDVANYYGASHPGGGLAQFELPAKERGGLLTLGAWLVSHGKKGRDNVVRRGMGLFRDAMCQEIKPLNIDLEAATKALVGADATIKEIADARGADATCGACHVTSDPIGLVFESYAGDGKFQTTYADGKPVEATAVMDGVSYENAMQVSARLAEDDLFRRCLVQRFGHFVMGAEFGSPVEVRAPAAAYDAFVSSGGSFEELLVAIVRDAAFIERRK; this is encoded by the coding sequence GTGGGAGCGCTACTTGACGGAGGACAAGTCGGCTATCATCCAGGCGTGGCCAATCTACGAAGGCTGCTGGTGGGGCTCACCCTCTCGGGCTGCGTCGGCCTGATCGACGACCCTCCCTCTGGCGGCAGCACGGGACCAGGGACGGATCCGGGAGATCCCCGGCTCGAAGCGCGGGTATGGCGCCTTACCGACGCCCAGTACAACCGGGAAATTCAGCGCTTCTTTCCGGGCGCGCCGGTGGTGGACGTTCCGGACGGTGCGAGTGAGTACGGGCTGACGAACATCGCTTCCACGGCGCGCATCGACCTCGGCAACGCTTCGCTGTTCCATGAAGCTGCGCGCACCATCGGAACTTGGGTCGCCGATCAAGGCGCCCCCACGGCGCGATGTCAGACCTTCGGCACGCCCGCATGTGTCGACACCTTCATGGACTGGTTCCCTGAAGCGGCCTTCCGCCGTCCACCGACGCCGGCGGAAAGGGCCGAGCTGCGTGCGGTCTACGACGAACTCGAACCCAAGTACGGCGCTGACTGGGCGTTTGCAGCCCTGGTTCGTGGCGTGCTGTTGTCACCCCAATTCTTGTATCGCTATGAGATCGGCCCCAGCGGGAAGGGCATCGTCAAGCTCGACGACTACGAGATTGCGTCACTGATTTCCTTTTCGCTCACCGACGGGGCTCCGGATCAGGAGCTGCTCGACGCAGCCAAAGCGGGCACCCTGCGCGATGCGTCGGTACGAGAGAAACACGCGCGGCGATTGATGGGGCGCACGGGGCCGGTGTGGCAGCGATTCTTCTGGGAGTGGCTGAAGATGTCTACGCTGCAGAGCCAAGGCACGGAGACCCAACTCGATCCGAACTTGGTCGCCGGGCTGGAGGAGGAGTCACGTACCTTCATCCAGAAGGTCATCGTCGACAACGCCGGCACGCTGGGCGACCTGCTGACCTCGACCACGAGCTGGGGCAACTCCGACGTCGCCAACTACTACGGCGCCAGTCATCCGGGCGGTGGTTTGGCGCAGTTCGAGCTACCGGCGAAGGAGCGCGGCGGGCTGCTGACCCTGGGCGCTTGGCTCGTTTCCCACGGCAAGAAGGGCCGCGACAACGTGGTGCGACGCGGCATGGGCCTGTTCCGCGACGCCATGTGCCAAGAGATAAAGCCCCTCAACATCGACCTCGAAGCGGCCACCAAAGCGCTGGTCGGGGCGGACGCGACGATCAAGGAAATCGCCGACGCTCGCGGGGCAGACGCCACCTGTGGCGCATGCCATGTCACGTCGGATCCGATCGGCTTGGTCTTCGAGTCCTACGCGGGCGACGGCAAGTTCCAAACGACCTATGCCGATGGCAAGCCAGTCGAGGCGACCGCGGTCATGGATGGAGTGTCGTACGAGAATGCCATGCAGGTATCGGCGCGGCTGGCCGAAGACGACCTATTCCGCCGCTGCCTCGTTCAGCGATTCGGTCACTTCGTGATGGGTGCCGAGTTCGGCTCGCCCGTCGAGGTGCGTGCGCCGGCCGCGGCATACGACGCGTTCGTTTCGAGTGGGGGCTCGTTCGAAGAACTGCTGGTCGCCATCGTGCGGGATGCAGCCTTCATCGAGAGGAGGAAGTAG
- a CDS encoding DUF1552 domain-containing protein gives MISRRRLLVGGSAALAMLGVGLGRRRVARAAPPAGPVRFLAVRTPHGVDRDFWIPRTSSGAEPASADEALANLTFQYQNSILDAMMPWRSQITILDGLDTQIVKENTRPNLNASHGHNEQGTMLTGAQAPADREGNFDFHPSLDFALHGLLGGLVLPTASVSGAGTWKCMSFDETGVGRDPETSPSALFKQAFPANFLPPDPGEPAVDYTEGENRIIGLGQTQLSALELRLENLEKGKVVSHREAMATLLKTGTPPPPVGACTTKGTDVPSVGGNIGGYLNVEGIARAHAAVIAQAFACGRAMCATLRILDDYPNYYTDVPDVQASGAQALYGADFRFHENLVHDYWGASGSELQTLRQGYTAGLRWAAGHFAAVLDEFSKIIDPYDPNGGTMLDNTVIFWHSEFGHDGHDNQHTRHPAVIAGGGGRTLKLGRYLRLRNIASSERVPHNKLLTSICHAVGRTEINYFGDRDLKGDPKYQGPLTPLMV, from the coding sequence ATGATCAGTCGTCGACGGTTGTTGGTCGGAGGCTCCGCGGCGCTGGCGATGCTCGGCGTCGGCCTGGGGCGTCGCCGGGTCGCTCGTGCCGCCCCGCCCGCCGGTCCGGTGCGCTTCTTGGCAGTGCGCACACCACACGGCGTGGATCGAGACTTCTGGATCCCGCGTACGTCGTCGGGCGCGGAGCCCGCGAGTGCCGACGAAGCGCTCGCGAACCTGACCTTCCAGTACCAGAACTCGATTCTGGACGCGATGATGCCCTGGCGGAGTCAGATCACGATTCTGGACGGTCTCGATACCCAGATCGTGAAGGAGAACACGCGGCCCAATCTCAATGCGAGTCACGGCCACAACGAGCAGGGCACGATGCTGACGGGCGCCCAGGCGCCAGCAGATCGCGAGGGCAACTTCGACTTTCACCCATCCCTCGACTTCGCACTGCATGGATTGCTCGGGGGCTTGGTACTGCCCACGGCGAGTGTGTCCGGGGCAGGCACCTGGAAGTGCATGAGTTTCGACGAAACCGGCGTAGGTCGCGATCCCGAGACCAGCCCCAGCGCACTGTTCAAGCAAGCGTTCCCGGCGAACTTCCTACCGCCGGATCCCGGCGAGCCTGCGGTCGACTACACCGAGGGCGAGAACCGCATCATCGGCCTGGGCCAGACGCAGCTGTCGGCGCTGGAGCTGCGGCTGGAGAACCTGGAGAAGGGCAAGGTCGTGAGCCACCGCGAAGCGATGGCCACGCTGCTCAAGACGGGAACGCCTCCGCCACCAGTCGGTGCCTGCACCACCAAAGGGACCGACGTGCCCTCGGTGGGTGGCAACATCGGCGGCTACCTCAACGTCGAGGGCATCGCGCGCGCCCACGCCGCCGTCATCGCCCAAGCTTTCGCCTGCGGCCGCGCCATGTGTGCGACGCTGCGCATTCTCGACGACTACCCGAACTACTACACCGACGTGCCAGACGTCCAAGCCTCCGGGGCGCAAGCGCTGTACGGCGCGGACTTCCGCTTTCACGAGAACCTGGTTCACGACTACTGGGGCGCGAGCGGCAGCGAACTGCAGACATTGCGCCAAGGGTATACGGCGGGGTTGCGCTGGGCAGCGGGCCACTTCGCCGCCGTGCTCGACGAGTTCTCCAAGATCATCGATCCCTACGATCCCAACGGCGGCACGATGTTGGATAACACCGTCATCTTCTGGCACAGCGAGTTCGGTCACGATGGTCACGACAACCAACACACCCGCCACCCCGCGGTCATCGCAGGCGGCGGCGGTCGCACGCTCAAGCTCGGGCGCTATCTGCGCCTGCGCAACATCGCCAGCAGCGAGCGCGTGCCACACAACAAGCTTCTCACGAGCATTTGCCACGCCGTTGGCCGGACCGAGATCAACTACTTCGGCGACCGCGATCTCAAGGGAGATCCGAAGTATCAGGGGCCGCTCACCCCGCTGATGGTCTGA
- a CDS encoding redoxin domain-containing protein, with the protein MVSGAFRCWLVMLSTCLALLVVTACGGSSPAGPATLENVNQAPDFTAPDERGTQRSLAEFRGRTLVLYFYPKDGTPGCTREACAFRDAWQRLAATGAAVVGVSVDSVESHAQFKQKHALPFPLLSDPDGHILDAYGVPKSPQGYAARTTFVIDAQGMIRRIFPEVDPAVHVDELLPLLARLGREDMDSRKATKSPPPPAEAPHPAASASAAATPPPAAGEAAPAPTAPRRAWVIFLEPVRAEMVSAPTPTERDKVSQHFEYLKRLKQEGMLLLAGPSLEPPHVGLVILRAVDRPQAERILAGDPAVAAGVFRARLQEMKLSLVGDLK; encoded by the coding sequence ATGGTGTCCGGGGCATTTCGTTGTTGGCTGGTGATGCTGTCGACCTGCCTCGCCCTCTTGGTGGTGACTGCCTGCGGGGGCTCGTCCCCCGCGGGGCCGGCTACACTGGAGAACGTCAACCAGGCGCCCGACTTCACGGCACCCGATGAGCGCGGGACGCAGCGGAGCCTCGCCGAGTTCCGCGGGCGAACGTTGGTGCTGTATTTCTATCCGAAGGACGGCACGCCGGGTTGCACGCGTGAGGCCTGTGCGTTTCGCGATGCCTGGCAGCGCCTGGCCGCCACCGGTGCAGCGGTCGTCGGCGTGTCCGTCGACTCCGTCGAGTCCCACGCCCAGTTCAAACAGAAGCACGCGCTGCCGTTCCCGCTGCTTTCGGATCCCGACGGCCACATTCTCGATGCCTACGGTGTCCCGAAGTCACCCCAGGGCTACGCGGCACGCACGACCTTCGTCATCGATGCCCAAGGCATGATTCGCCGCATCTTCCCCGAAGTCGATCCCGCGGTGCACGTCGACGAGCTGCTGCCGCTGCTCGCGCGACTCGGGCGAGAGGACATGGATTCGCGCAAGGCCACGAAGTCGCCACCTCCTCCTGCCGAGGCGCCTCACCCGGCCGCTTCCGCGAGCGCAGCGGCCACTCCACCCCCTGCTGCGGGCGAGGCAGCGCCAGCTCCCACCGCGCCGCGGCGAGCGTGGGTCATCTTTCTCGAGCCAGTGCGAGCCGAGATGGTCTCCGCACCCACCCCGACGGAGCGCGACAAGGTCTCCCAGCACTTCGAATACCTGAAGCGCTTGAAGCAGGAAGGGATGTTGTTGCTCGCAGGCCCGAGCCTGGAGCCGCCGCACGTGGGGTTGGTGATTCTGCGAGCCGTGGACCGACCCCAGGCGGAGCGCATCCTCGCCGGTGATCCGGCCGTCGCAGCCGGCGTGTTTCGCGCCCGGCTGCAGGAGATGAAGTTGAGCCTCGTCGGCGACCTGAAGTGA
- a CDS encoding Smr/MutS family protein, with product MKPDKEPYAARAARDLEWSRLLEHLASFALGALPAARLRALAPASELAEARLFADRSRSAVALAGDDKPIPTVALADISPVLDRASHRGMLDGEELLAVSRVLAHASRLRQFAAQLALEHAALCDVLGSDPALDELQAELAASLTDDGDVADAASPALAAARRAVESLRRDLSRQMRQLVARYSAQLSQAFSTERDGRPVLPVRSDSASQVPGLVLGSSASGATLFVEPREISDLANRLQYAVASVERERQRVLRLLSDRVADVADAVSQAHEACVAADMLRALSRWAAAAQATVFEPGSEPRAVLGQARHPLLLIQGVDVVPNDIALSSGRALVISGPNAGGKTVALKCLGLAAWMVRAGIPIPADPTSEIGFFRDVLTDMADEQSLSMNLSTFSAHLTTLGAFCSRAAAGVLVLLDEVCVGTDPEEGAALAVATVEALVAQGAAVGVTTHYERLKEHAAEDSRFDNASVGLQVDTFLPTFRLELGVPGPSSALLAARRFGIDAQIVARAEQLMPEQALRRESLLQELAAALSRAAEREQSLSQELLRQRELRLELEGQRESVREQERRRLVREGEQLAAEVRSARAELRRVMQSLRHAPGQSDSKRADRALDKALHPVAIGGRLASLRQTAPLQATPGLAVPPALEVGGIAYLAKLGVSVEIAALEPNGDAVVLAGTMKLRVRAAELEGRRGGAPRAKAKPKPKPRPTSRTQDGFLPVRAEDNTVDLRGMRVEEGLDLLERFVDGLLERGERAGYVLHGHGSGAMKAAVRQRLPSLSLIGRVEPASREDGGDAFTIFYFD from the coding sequence ATGAAGCCGGACAAGGAACCCTACGCCGCGCGGGCCGCTCGCGATTTGGAATGGAGCCGGCTGCTCGAACATTTGGCGAGCTTCGCCTTGGGCGCGCTGCCTGCTGCGCGGCTACGCGCGCTGGCTCCCGCGTCAGAGCTGGCGGAGGCGCGGCTGTTCGCTGACCGGAGTCGCAGCGCCGTTGCGCTCGCCGGAGACGACAAGCCGATTCCGACCGTCGCTTTGGCAGATATTTCGCCAGTGCTCGACCGCGCGTCCCACCGCGGCATGCTCGATGGCGAGGAGCTGCTCGCGGTGTCGCGAGTGTTGGCACACGCGAGCCGGTTGCGACAATTCGCGGCACAGCTTGCCCTCGAGCATGCGGCGCTATGCGACGTTCTCGGAAGCGATCCCGCGCTCGACGAGCTGCAAGCCGAACTCGCCGCTTCACTGACTGACGATGGCGACGTCGCCGACGCGGCGTCCCCGGCGTTGGCCGCGGCTCGCCGCGCAGTGGAATCGCTGCGGCGAGATCTCTCGCGGCAAATGCGTCAGCTGGTCGCGCGCTACTCGGCGCAGCTGAGCCAAGCGTTCAGCACGGAACGAGACGGACGTCCGGTGCTGCCAGTTCGCTCCGATAGCGCATCCCAGGTGCCCGGGCTGGTGCTGGGCTCGAGTGCCTCCGGGGCGACCCTCTTCGTCGAACCGCGGGAAATCAGCGACTTGGCGAATCGCCTGCAGTACGCCGTGGCCAGCGTGGAACGCGAACGACAGCGCGTGTTGCGGTTGCTGTCGGACCGCGTCGCGGATGTCGCCGATGCAGTGAGTCAGGCCCACGAGGCGTGCGTCGCAGCCGACATGCTGCGAGCGCTCAGTCGGTGGGCGGCTGCGGCCCAGGCGACGGTCTTCGAGCCCGGGAGCGAGCCGCGCGCCGTGCTCGGCCAGGCGCGGCATCCCTTGTTGTTGATTCAAGGCGTGGACGTCGTGCCGAACGACATCGCGCTGTCCAGCGGACGCGCCCTCGTCATCTCGGGACCCAACGCTGGCGGCAAGACCGTCGCACTCAAGTGTCTCGGCCTGGCGGCATGGATGGTGCGAGCGGGCATCCCCATCCCGGCCGACCCAACCAGTGAAATCGGATTCTTTCGCGACGTGCTGACGGACATGGCCGACGAGCAGTCCTTGAGTATGAATCTATCCACCTTCAGCGCGCACCTGACGACGCTGGGTGCGTTCTGTTCCAGAGCCGCAGCCGGCGTCCTGGTCTTGCTGGACGAAGTCTGCGTCGGCACGGATCCCGAGGAGGGGGCAGCGCTTGCGGTGGCTACGGTGGAAGCGCTGGTGGCGCAGGGCGCTGCCGTAGGTGTGACCACGCACTACGAGCGACTCAAGGAGCACGCAGCGGAGGATTCGCGTTTCGACAACGCCTCCGTTGGTCTCCAGGTCGACACCTTTCTGCCCACATTTCGTCTCGAGCTCGGAGTTCCGGGACCCTCCAGCGCTCTGCTGGCCGCGCGCCGCTTCGGCATCGATGCTCAGATCGTCGCGCGTGCCGAGCAGCTGATGCCCGAACAAGCCTTGCGCCGGGAGTCTCTGCTCCAGGAACTGGCTGCGGCTCTGTCCCGCGCGGCCGAGCGTGAGCAATCGCTTTCCCAAGAGCTCCTGCGGCAACGGGAGTTGCGCTTGGAGCTGGAAGGGCAGCGAGAGTCCGTGCGCGAGCAAGAGCGCCGACGGTTGGTGCGCGAGGGCGAGCAATTGGCAGCCGAAGTGCGCAGCGCACGAGCAGAACTGCGCAGAGTGATGCAGAGCCTGCGTCATGCGCCAGGGCAGAGCGATTCGAAACGCGCGGACCGAGCGCTGGACAAGGCTCTGCATCCCGTCGCCATCGGCGGGCGACTGGCATCGTTGCGGCAAACAGCACCGCTGCAAGCAACGCCGGGGCTAGCGGTTCCGCCAGCGCTGGAAGTCGGTGGCATCGCGTACCTCGCCAAGTTGGGGGTGAGCGTCGAGATCGCCGCGCTGGAACCCAATGGAGACGCCGTCGTTCTTGCCGGCACGATGAAGCTTCGCGTTCGCGCAGCTGAGCTAGAGGGCAGGCGGGGAGGCGCCCCGCGCGCCAAGGCGAAACCAAAGCCAAAGCCCAGGCCCACCAGTCGCACTCAGGATGGCTTCCTTCCCGTGCGCGCCGAGGACAACACCGTCGACTTGCGGGGCATGCGCGTCGAAGAAGGACTGGACCTCCTCGAACGTTTCGTCGATGGGCTCCTGGAGCGAGGCGAGCGCGCAGGCTACGTCCTGCATGGGCATGGCAGTGGCGCAATGAAGGCGGCGGTCCGTCAACGATTGCCGAGCCTGTCGCTGATAGGTCGTGTCGAGCCTGCCTCGCGCGAAGACGGTGGGGATGCCTTCACCATCTTCTACTTCGACTGA
- a CDS encoding succinylglutamate desuccinylase/aspartoacylase family protein, translated as MIRPHPTISSVWELSGDGSFGGPRVGVIGALHGNEVAGLRVIEQIRRNAEAFARHLRRGTLLLIHGNPRATSEGRRFSSGGADINRLFAYHWLEDLAREAWTYEHHRALELQPLMTGLDAMIDLHSASQPTVPFAICDGRPEGIALSRNTGCNVTYGWDGPGMLMGHVSIGALVAAGRPAISIECGQHEGADTSEVAFSVLTRFLGGLGVTDHETAESSGPAYELFGRVVKPTLHFRLSRNFASFDRLQAGQILGRGDDVTIVVDRDAYLLLPTPHAERGDDIVYLAHEVA; from the coding sequence GTGATACGCCCCCATCCAACCATCTCGTCGGTCTGGGAGCTCAGCGGCGACGGTAGCTTCGGTGGTCCACGCGTGGGGGTGATTGGCGCCCTCCACGGCAACGAAGTAGCTGGGCTGCGGGTCATCGAACAAATCCGGCGCAATGCCGAGGCCTTCGCACGCCACCTACGACGCGGCACTTTGCTGCTCATACACGGCAACCCCAGAGCCACCAGCGAAGGACGCCGGTTCTCTTCGGGGGGCGCCGACATCAACCGCTTGTTCGCCTATCACTGGCTGGAAGACCTAGCGCGCGAAGCCTGGACCTACGAGCATCATCGAGCGCTGGAGCTGCAGCCGCTGATGACGGGGCTGGATGCGATGATCGATCTGCACTCCGCGAGTCAACCCACGGTGCCCTTCGCCATTTGCGATGGCCGCCCCGAGGGCATTGCCCTGTCACGGAACACGGGCTGCAACGTCACCTATGGCTGGGACGGGCCCGGAATGTTGATGGGCCACGTGAGCATCGGTGCACTCGTAGCCGCGGGTCGGCCGGCGATCAGCATCGAATGCGGCCAACACGAGGGCGCGGATACCTCCGAGGTCGCCTTCAGCGTCCTGACTCGCTTCCTTGGCGGCCTCGGGGTCACCGACCATGAAACGGCGGAAAGCAGCGGCCCGGCGTACGAGCTGTTCGGGCGCGTGGTCAAGCCGACCCTGCACTTTCGCCTCAGCCGCAACTTCGCGAGCTTCGACCGGCTTCAGGCCGGACAAATCCTCGGCCGCGGCGACGACGTCACCATCGTCGTCGACCGCGATGCGTACTTGCTGCTACCGACGCCACACGCAGAGCGCGGCGACGACATCGTGTACCTCGCTCA